The genomic region AAAACCCGAATTGCTATCTGAAAGAACCTATAGTCTAACGCAGTTTAATGAAGCTGAAGAAATCCTAAATGAATTTAATACATTAGAAAAAAAAGCAGATGAAATTGCTGAAAAATTGGCTCCAAAGTATCAATCGGCTTATTTTCAACTGGTGTTACACCCGGTAAAAGCTTCCGCAAATCTAAACAGAATGTATATCGCAGTGGCTAAAAACAAGCTTTATGCGGAACAACAAAGAAATACCACTAATACTCTTGCAGAAAAGGTTTCAGAATATTTTGATAAAGATGAAGCATTGACTTCAGCCTATCATACTATTGAAGATGGCAAGTGGAACCATATGATTTTTCAGCCTCATATTGGTTATTCTTCCTGGAGCGATCCTAAGCAAAATATCAAGCCGGAAACGATTAATATTGAAGTTCCCGAAGCAGCTGGTTTAGGTGTGGCTATACCGAATAGCAAAGATTATTTTCCAAAAAACACGGATCTTAGCTTACCAATATTCGATAAAAACAATACTGAATCTTATGTTGAAATTTTTAACCGCGGAAATGAAAAATTAGAAGTTAAACTAAAGAAATTGCCTAAATGGCTAAAAGCTTCTAAAACTAAAGCTGAAATTGGTGAACAGGAGCGTATCGTTTTAGCATTAGTTTCTGAAAAATTACCTAAGAACAGTACCAAAGAAAGTTTTGTAATTCAATCTGATAATGAAAAAGTAAACATAGAGGTTTCTTACCAGCCATTTAGTTTTGCTCCTAAAGGTTTTGTGGCTAAAAACGGAATTATAAGTCTCCCTGCAAACAAATTTTTGGAAAACAAAGGCTGGGAAATAATTCCTGATTTAGGGCGAAGAGACATTGCCTTAAGACCAGAGAGCAGTTTTAGTCAGGAAGCTTCTGAAAATGCAAGCCTAACGTATCAATTTACGATTAAAGAAAATACTACAGCAAAAATGAGCTTTTTAATCTCACCAAGCTTAGATTTCCTCGATAATGGCGGACTCAAATTTGCTTACTCCATAGATGGTGGTACGCTAAAAACCCTGAATTTGCTTAAGGATACTAAAGATCACTGGGGCATTGCTGTAAGTAATAATGTCACTAAAGTTGTTCAGGATCTAAGCTTAGAAAAAGGGGTGCATCAACTAAAGATTTATGCGGTAGATCCGGGAGTTGTGTTACAGCAAATTATTATTGAAACCAATACCTCAAATCCGTTACAGACTTACTTAGCGCCAAAAGAATAATTGTATGTTCCATATACAATTAGTTTAGTTTAATTAGAGTAAAGCCGGGTGGTACCCGGCTTTTTGTTACTCTTCTTTCTATCTAAAAATTCTGTTTAAAATATCATAGAATATCAAAAAGAAAATCCTGGGATAAGCAAGGAGATTGGCGCTTATAAGTGAAGTCAGTAATTGAAAGTTAAGTGTGGATCACTATTAATAAGCGTTTAAATTTAAAAGCAAAGAATAAAAATAGGGTAGTGATAATTGATAAATTAATTATCCCGATCCAGGCCGCATGGATCCTATATTTACAGGACACAAGGCTCAATTAGTTTATTTACTATAAACTATAGGAGAATTTCTTCTCAAGAAAATCCACACCATATTCCAGAGAAAAACTTATTACAGCCAAAAATCCAGAAACGAATTAAAACCTGTATTTAGCTGTAAAAAACAAAAAAGAGAGCTTTAAAGCTCTCTTTTCTATATTATTTAAAAAGTTCAATTCTATTGATAGCCAGGGTTCTGGTAAGCATCTTTTTCTGCTTGTGATACATCCAGATTATCTAATTGTCCGCGAGGTATTGGTCTTAAATAATGATAAGGCTCAATATTCCTATTCGTTACGGTTGGGGTATGATCTGTGGCATCATTGCCACCAATCATATAAGATCCAGCTAATTCGTTCCATTTTTGAGTACGTACCAGGTCATACCAACGATAGCCTTCACCAAAGTATTCCCGGGAACGCTCTGCCAAAATAAAATCGATATCTATAACATCTGGCGTCGCTGCTATCATGGCCGCACTATTATCCTCGATACGTTCTTCCTGTTCGCCGTTATCATAACACCATTTGCCGGCTCGCGCCCTAATAACATTAATTAAATCATAAGCACTATAACTTCCTGTTGCTCCTTTTACGGCTGCTTCAGCCGCCAGGAAATAAAATTCAGAATATTTTGCTATTGGAAAAGGACGGGTTAGTGCTCCATTAGGAGATCCTAAACCACCTCCGTTATCCGTGCGGTAAGTCCCTAATTTCCATAAACCTGGATAAAACCTTCTATTAATTTCATCTGGGTTTATAACATAATCTGATCTTCCTGGAAGTTCTCCCCCTCCGATGTTAGCACCATTTACATAAACAACATTATCATTATGTTCATCTAAAAATGATATCACCGCATCACCTGGGGCTATTTCCATACCATTGGCTGCCGTTAATGTAGGTTCAGTTGCACCACCTTTATCCCAGTTTCCTCTATAACTGGTGACAAATGTAGCATCATAGCGAGAATCTAATTCTTTCTCTTCAAAAGTTTCTGTTAATACACCAATAGGTGGTGCCATTCTTGTCCAAGGCCTACCATAACTTTGAGCAGCTTCTCTTTGTACTGCAGAAACGCCATCCACACTTATACTGGTGTAGTTAGATGTTACCATCCAAACTGCTGTATTAGCACTACCCTCTGGACCACTATATCCTAAATCTGCCCCGTTATAAAGTTGGCTATCTTCAGTACGATCTGCATATAACATCATTTCATCATGACGATCGTTCGTGGCCACATGTACATTATAAAAACAATCTAGTAAACGATAAGGGCCTGGATTCTCAATTCCCTCAACAGCTAGATCATAGGCTTTTTGGAAATAATAAGAAGCATCCTGACCATCCGGATCTGTTCTTGGCGTTTCAGGATAGGTAGGAATATTATTAGGATTCTCTAACCACCAGGCATAGGTTAAATAAGCTTTTGATAAAAACAGCCGAGCTACGTTCTTGGTTACTGCTCCGGTTAAACGCGGATTATCAGGTAAATCGTTTACAGCTGTTTGTAAATCTGGCAAAATAGCCCTGGTATAAACTTCAGGTACTGTATTACGCACAGAAGTCCTAACGGCAGAATTATTAAATGCTAATTCACCAGAACCCAAATCTAGTGGTACACCACCATAATTTTGCACTAATAAAAAGTAATTAAATGCCCTAAAAAACCTTGCTTCTGCAATTAGCAAATTATCGAGTCCTACCCCTTCAGCATTTTCAATAATACCGCTAGCCGTATTTATTGCGGGAAAAGCATTTCCCCAAACAACACCTACTGAAAATCCACTTTCTGAACTTAAATTACCTTGCCCGGCAAGATCTAAATCATAAAAGTTATTATTGGCACTTTGGGCGGCAACATATTCATCTGTACCTGTTTCTGTTAAGTTTAAATAATATGCAAATCCAAAGACGTTTCGCATATTCTGATATAAATATGTTAATCCTCCCTGAACCCCAGTTTCTGTAGTAAAAAAATCTGGAGTAAATACTCCTCTTGTTTCTTCTTTCAGTATATCATCTGTACAAGATTTTAAACCGAATACCGACACCATTGAAAATATGGCTATAGGTATAATTCTAAATTTTCTCATATTTTCTATTTAAAATGAAATGTTTAAGCCTATCAAATAATTTCTTGTAGAAGGAATGTTAGTTCCAATAGTTGGTATACCCCTGGAAATATTACTAGTATTTACAGCGGAATTTTGACGATTACCATTACCATCAACTCCTGAATTTGTAATCTCTGGATCTAAACCAGATTCATCATGAAAAGGTGAAAAAAGTACGAACGGGTTTTGTGCAGATGCATAAACACGTAACCTCTGCAGTCCAATATTGGTAATAAAATCTTGTTCAAAATTGTATCCCAAAGTAATTGAACGAACTTTTAAATACGAACCATCAAAATACCCTAACGTACTTGCATACTCCTGGTTATCTCCACTTTGAAGTCCTCCCGGAGCAGGATATCTTGCATCTGTATTGGTTGGCGTCCAATAATCTACCGCAACGTTATTTTGTCTACCGGTTAGCAAATTAAGATAACTACTGGATGAATAGAGTGTACTCACCAAAGTACCACCGTGCTGGAAGGTTCCAACCATACTCAAGTCGATATTTTTATAAGCTAAACGCGTATTAAAACCACCCTGAAAATCTGGAGTTGGATCTATAATTACCCTGTCATCAGCTCCTATGGGGCGTACCGGAGATCCATCTGCATTATATTCCCCGGTATATCGTACTTTGATCATCCCTGCAGCACTGGCACCCGGCTCATATTGTTGCAAGTACTGAAAATCCGGATCAGACTCATTCCAAAGTCCTACATATTCATAATCATAAATTACATTAATAGGAGAGCCAACAAACCAAAGGTTTCCTTCATCTCGTTGTTGTCCCGAAGCTAGAGCAGTAATTTTGTTTTGATTGCTGTAAAGATTGATTCCGGCATCCCAAGTAAAACCATCTGGATTATCAATTATAGTTCCGTTTAATGAGATTTCAACTCCCTTATTCTCGGTTTTACCTATGTTACTGGTTATATTTCCTACACCAGATGATGCAGGAAGTCCCAGTGCGTATAAAATATCATTGGTTTTGGTTATATAATATTCAACCGTACCAGATAAGCGGTTATTAAACAGTCCAAAATCAAGACCATAGTTATACGTCTGAGAAAATTCCCATCCCAGGTTGGCATTAGGTACCTGATCTATAAAGTAACCGGTAGCAAATGTACTACCAAAGTTATAATTTACCGTACCGAGTCTACCCTGAACGGAATAAGGGGCTATTGCCTGGTTGGAAGTCTCACCGTAACCGGCACGTATTTTCAATTGGTTTAGCCAACTTACATTGTCCATAAATTTTTCGTTACCAATATTCCATCCTACAGATACTGCAGGATAGGTCACCCACTTATTACCCGGGGCTAATCTAGATGAACCATCGGCACGTATGGTCGCTGTCATCAAATAACGATTGTCGTATTGATACATTACCCTCCCCATATAGGACAGTAATCCAGTAGCAGAATATCCGGTTCCGTAATTTGTTATATCCTCAGAAATTGCTGAATCCAGATTATACCATAAAGAAGACTCATCAGGAATATTCCTTGCTGTTAAGCCTACATTGTCATACTGTGTATTTTGAGCAGAAAATAATCCCACGAAGTTTACTTTGTGTTTCTCAGCAAATGTTCTATCGTATAGTATTTGATTTTCTACAACATAATCTCTTGTTATAGAACTATTATAGCTTCCAGATGAGGGGTTTTGTTCGTTATAATTAAAAACGCCCTGCCCTGTGAAGTCTCCATCTCTATCAGTTCTAAAATTTAAACCAAGATTAAGTCGATATTTCAATCCTTCAATCCATGGTATTTTAACTTCAGCATAAATATTATTATAAGAGCCGTAATCCAATTGTTCATTTTTCCTTCTATCTCCTATTCGGTTTACTTCATTCCTGGTAGGAATCCAAAGGTTATCAGCTTCTGTTTGAAGCCTCACAGATTCTAAAAAATTTCCATTTTCATCATACGGACTTAAGAGCGGCGAGGCGGCTAATGCACCAAATACTCCTACAATACTACTGCTTTTGTTGAAGTT from Zunongwangia profunda SM-A87 harbors:
- a CDS encoding RagB/SusD family nutrient uptake outer membrane protein — translated: MRKFRIIPIAIFSMVSVFGLKSCTDDILKEETRGVFTPDFFTTETGVQGGLTYLYQNMRNVFGFAYYLNLTETGTDEYVAAQSANNNFYDLDLAGQGNLSSESGFSVGVVWGNAFPAINTASGIIENAEGVGLDNLLIAEARFFRAFNYFLLVQNYGGVPLDLGSGELAFNNSAVRTSVRNTVPEVYTRAILPDLQTAVNDLPDNPRLTGAVTKNVARLFLSKAYLTYAWWLENPNNIPTYPETPRTDPDGQDASYYFQKAYDLAVEGIENPGPYRLLDCFYNVHVATNDRHDEMMLYADRTEDSQLYNGADLGYSGPEGSANTAVWMVTSNYTSISVDGVSAVQREAAQSYGRPWTRMAPPIGVLTETFEEKELDSRYDATFVTSYRGNWDKGGATEPTLTAANGMEIAPGDAVISFLDEHNDNVVYVNGANIGGGELPGRSDYVINPDEINRRFYPGLWKLGTYRTDNGGGLGSPNGALTRPFPIAKYSEFYFLAAEAAVKGATGSYSAYDLINVIRARAGKWCYDNGEQEERIEDNSAAMIAATPDVIDIDFILAERSREYFGEGYRWYDLVRTQKWNELAGSYMIGGNDATDHTPTVTNRNIEPYHYLRPIPRGQLDNLDVSQAEKDAYQNPGYQ
- a CDS encoding SusC/RagA family TonB-linked outer membrane protein, with the translated sequence MEEKITNYVRSLGRMPKFSLLFFLLVFTGAYAQNTTVSGEVVDADGLPLPGVNVFIVGTSQGTTTDFDGNYTLNNVPSDATLSYSFMGYRAQDIAVNGRTQINVTMQDDTEALSEVVVVGYGTQSRESVTGSVVSVKGEELNEVKTANFQEALIGRAAGVNISTNSTRPGASPQVRIRGTRSLSGNNDPLIVLNGIPFSGGLSDISPNDIESLDILKDASATAIYGSRGANGVILITTKSGRQGQKATFSYNTYYAVKDVFAKYPMMNAAQLTQLRADVAAHPNQGGSPIYGLGGDEDLANDTDWQDLLYGTGLQTTHDISVKGGSEKGSFNIGMGYFKETSVVPEDSFQRYSLRAQVDQEVGSLFKFGLNSVMNFNKSSSIVGVFGALAASPLLSPYDENGNFLESVRLQTEADNLWIPTRNEVNRIGDRRKNEQLDYGSYNNIYAEVKIPWIEGLKYRLNLGLNFRTDRDGDFTGQGVFNYNEQNPSSGSYNSSITRDYVVENQILYDRTFAEKHKVNFVGLFSAQNTQYDNVGLTARNIPDESSLWYNLDSAISEDITNYGTGYSATGLLSYMGRVMYQYDNRYLMTATIRADGSSRLAPGNKWVTYPAVSVGWNIGNEKFMDNVSWLNQLKIRAGYGETSNQAIAPYSVQGRLGTVNYNFGSTFATGYFIDQVPNANLGWEFSQTYNYGLDFGLFNNRLSGTVEYYITKTNDILYALGLPASSGVGNITSNIGKTENKGVEISLNGTIIDNPDGFTWDAGINLYSNQNKITALASGQQRDEGNLWFVGSPINVIYDYEYVGLWNESDPDFQYLQQYEPGASAAGMIKVRYTGEYNADGSPVRPIGADDRVIIDPTPDFQGGFNTRLAYKNIDLSMVGTFQHGGTLVSTLYSSSSYLNLLTGRQNNVAVDYWTPTNTDARYPAPGGLQSGDNQEYASTLGYFDGSYLKVRSITLGYNFEQDFITNIGLQRLRVYASAQNPFVLFSPFHDESGLDPEITNSGVDGNGNRQNSAVNTSNISRGIPTIGTNIPSTRNYLIGLNISF